In the genome of Acidimicrobiales bacterium, the window CTCTACGTGCCCTTGCCAACCGCCTCGTCGGCATCCTCCACGGGTGCCTGAGGCACGGCACCATCTACGACGAACACGTGGCGTGGGGCCACCGAACCCAAGTCGCTGCTTGACGGCAACGGGCGTGGGATGTCTAGGGGCACGACGGCCGCAGTTGGGGCGCGTCCGACGAGCTGAAGAGCAGGTTCACGGGTTTTGATGTTGCGGGCCTGGCTGGCGAAGCGGCCCTGGACCCCGGGCTCGCCGGCGTGGCGGCAGGATTGCCCGTCTAATGCTCGAAATAGCCCATTGTGGGGAGGGCTCGGGGGTCCTAGGCTTCCCACAAGAAGGGGAGCTCGCCCGATCTTCATTTGGCGGGATCGGGGGGGTCGCCGCAGCAGCGATTGGGCGGAAGGGGGAGTTCACCTGCCTCCTTCCGCCGTGGCCCGAGTCCGGCCGCAGTCCTCTAACCTCCCGCCTCATGGCAACCCTGCGTGGCGAGAAGATCCTTTTCACCGGACCCACGGGCCAGGTCGGCAAGCCCCTCGCCCTGGCCCTGGCGGAGGACAACGAGGTGTGGGGCCTCGCCCGCTTCAAGGACCCGGCCGCGCAGGCCGAGATCGAGTCGGGAGGCGTGAGGTGCGTGGCCCACAACCTGGCCACTGACGACTTCGGCTCCCTGCCCGACGACTTCACCTACGTGCTCAACTTCAGCGTCGTCAAGAGCGGGCGCTGGGACCGCGATCTGGCGGCCAACGCCGAGTCGGTCGGTCTGCTGATGCAGCACTGTCGGCGGGCCAAGGCCTTCCTGCACTGCTCGTCGACCGCCGTCTATCAGGCCGATGGCCATCGTCGGCTGGCCGAAACCGACGCTCTCGGCGACAACCACCGGGTGCTCATGCCCACCTACAGCATCACGAAGATCGCCGCCGAAGCCATGGCCCGCGCTGGCGCTCGCCAATGGGGACTGCCGACCACCATCGCCCGCCTGAACGTCCCCTACGGTGACAACGGTGGGTGGCCGCTGTTCCACCTCGAGATGATCCTGGCCGGACAGCCGATCGCCGTCCACACCAACGCGCCGAGCATCTTCAACCCCATCCACGACACTGACATCATCGCCATGGTGCCGCGTCTGCTCGAGGTGGCCGGCGTGCCGGCGACGATCGTGAACTGGGCGGGGAAGGACGCGGTGAGTATCGAGGAGTGGTCGGCGTACCTCGGCCACCTCGTCGGCATCGAACCCCGTTTCGAGCACACCGACCAGGTGCTGGAGAGCGTCACGACCGACAACACCCGTCTCCACGGCCTGGTCGGCGAGACGATGGTGGACTGGCGGGACGGCATGCGGCGCATGGTCGCTGCCCATCACCCGGAGCTGACGCTCGCCGGCGCCGAGTGACGACGGCAGCACCCGGCCCGCCCTGGCTGTAACCAGGTCAAGGGGCAGGCATAGGCTTGCGGCGTGCGCAGCACCTGGCTCTCGTCACGGGCCGTCCTCCTGCACCTCACGATGATCCTGCTGGTGGCGACGATGGCCGGCCTGACCTGGTGGCAGGCGAGTCGGGCGCTGTCTGGCAACACCCTGAGCTACGTCTACGCCTTCGAGTGGCCGCTGCTGGCCGGCGTCGTGTTCTACATGTGGTGGGACATGCTGCACGCACGGCCCGATCGCGGCGGCCGCCGGCCGGAGCGGGCGGCTAGAGCGAGCACGAACGGCGCCGCCGCCGGTGCGAACGGTGCCGCCGCCGGTGCGAACGGCGCCGCCACGCCCGAGGTGACCCCGGTCGTCCCGAGGTACCGAGACAACGATGACGAGGACCTCGCCGCCTACAACCGGTACCTGGCCGAGCTGAACGCCAGCGGCAGGCGCAAGACCTGGCGGCATCCCACGTGAGCGGCGCCCTGCTCCGGTACCGCATCATGGCCTACGTCGTCGGGGTGGGCCTACTGATCCTCGTGCTCGTCGGGGTTCCCCTGAAGTACGCCGCCGGCTCCCCGGGCGTGGTCGCCGTCGTGGGACCCATCCACGGCATCCTCTACATCGTCTACCTGCTCACCGCCTACGACCTGGCGCGCCGGGGCCGATGGACGCTTGCCCAGATGGCGGAGGTGGTGGGCGCCGGGTTCGTGCCCTTCCTGGCCTTCGTAGTGGAACGTCAGGTCACCAGCCGCGTCGAGCGAGAGCTGCGCTAGCGGCCGGCCGGGGAGGCCGGCCCCAGGAGAAGGCGTCCGCCGCCAGGCGCCGGCGGCCCGGGAGAAGCCCTCCGGCGCTAGGAGCCGGCGGCCGGCCCGGGAGGCCGGCCCCAGGAGAAGGCCTCCGGCGCTAGGAGCCGGAGGTGCTCTGGGCGGCGCGCAGGACTGCCAGCGCCTCGTCGGCGTGCTTTTCCATCTTGAGCTCGCTGGCGATACTGGCCAGCAGCCGCCGATCTGTGCCGATCACGAAGGTGGCGCGACGGTTGAACAGCGGCCCCGGCCGCTTCACGCCGAACGCCTTTGCGACCCGACGGTCGGTATCCGACAAGAGGGGGAAGTCGAAGTCGTGCTTGGCCGTGAACTGCTGCTGACGCTCGACGGGGTCTGCGCTGATGCCGAGTCGGCGAGCGCCGAGGGCACCGAACTCGCCTCCGAGGTCGCGGAAGTGGCAGCTCTCCGTCGTGCATCCCGGCGTCATGGCCTTGGGGTAGAAGAACAGGACCACCGGGCCCTGACCCAGCTCGTCGTAGAGGCGGACTGACTGGCCATTGTCGGCCGTGAGCTCGAAGTCGGGTACCTGGTCACCGGTGCGCACGGCTCTGCACTATAGGGGAGGTCGCTCGACAGCCTCCGGCGCCGTGGCCTAGACCGGCGCCATGTCCGCGTCGACCGCGCTGGCGATCTTCGCGGCCGGGCTGGCCGCCGGCACGGTCAACACCATCGTGGGCTCCGGCTCGCTCATCACCTTCCCGACCCTGCTGGCCATCGGGTACCCGGCGGTGACGGCCAACGTCACCAACACCGTCGGGCTGGTGCCCGGCGTGGCGAGCGGGAGCATCGGCTACCGCCGGGAGCTGGCTGGTCAGCGCCCTCGCCTCCTGGTCCTGGGCGTGCCGGCGGTGGCCGGGGGGATCACCGGCGCAGTGCTGCTGCTCGTGCTGCCCGGCTCGGTGTTCCGCCGCATCGTGCCGGTCCTCATCCTCGTGGCCTGCGGCCTGGTGCTCGCCCAGCCTGCGCTCAGCCGCCGCCTGGCCGCCCGGCGGGGGAGCGACGAGCATCACGGTGGCGTCGGGCTGTTGGCGACGGTTTTCGCCACGGGCGTGTACGGCGGCTACTTCGGCGCGGCCCAGGGCGTCATGCTGATCGCCCTCCTGGCCATCTTCCTGTCCGACGACCTCCAGCGGCTGAATGCGGCCAAGAACGTGCTCGCGCTGCTGGTGAACGGGGCGGCGGCCATCATCTTCGTCGCCGCGGCACACGTGGCCTGGGGAGCGGCGGGAGTGCTCGCCGCGGGCTCGATCATCGGCGGACAGCTCGGCGCCACGGTGGGTCGGCGCCTCTCCCCGACGCTGTTGCGGACGTTGATCGTCGTCGTCGGCGTGGCGGTGTCGATCGACCTGCTCGTCTAGCCGCTCAGCCGGCGGGCACCTGCCAGCCGTAGGACTGGGCGATCTCCTTGCACGTGGGGCAGAGTGGGTAGCGGCGGGGATCCCGTCCAGGGACCCAGACCTTGCCGCACAGGGCCCGGACCGGCACCTGGTTGATGATGCCCTCGGCCACGCTGGTGCCGGTCGGAACGAACTCGTCCTTGTCGGTGCGCAGCCCGCCGAGGACGATGTGCGTCATCCGCTCGTGATCTCCGTCGTCGATGAGGGGATCGGTGTTGACCGGCGCAACATCGGGGGTGGTGTCGACCTGGCTCACAGCAGTCCAAGGCTAGCGAGTGCCCGGACAGGACAGAGCCCCGAGGAAATTCCTCCGGACCGTCCGTCGAGGTCTCCCTCTCCGGCTGGCCCTTCGGCCGTCCCCTCGGGGCTCCGGCTAGGAAACATACGCCCCGGGCATTCGGTCGTCAATGGGGAAAATCACCCCAGACCGGCAACCTCCTCCAGCCCCTCCTGGGGCATCTGACGCCTTCTGACCGGGCCGGCGCCGCTGATGGCCGAATCGGATGCGATGGGGTTTGGACTCGGATGAGTGGGTAGAACGACGACGCTTCGCCCCGCAGAGTCCCCGAATCCTGTCCGTCCAACATCCACGTCTCCAGCAAGCAGGCCCCGTGGTGTCTCGAGGAGAAAGCCTTGAACGCGATGTGCATGCTCTTTATCGTCGTGCCAACGCACCGATGTGGTGACGAGCTTGTTCACCTGGGCTTTTCTGCCGATTTGCGTCGCTGCGGGGTGGTTATCTAAATTTAGCGCCTGCTGCACATATTAGGCGCGCCGTCGATCCCGATGGCCCGGTGTAGCCAAATCTCGATTAGCGACCGCTAAACGCGCGCAGCCGACAATCTGCCAAGGGTTTTTCCACCACAACCGATTTCTCGATCGAACGCGGCCAGCAGTGAGCGAGCTCTCGCTGGGCCACGAAAGGAGGAGTGCCACTAGGTCCAGCCACACCAGGGTTGTCCGTCCGCACCTCGTAGGGACATCGACATCCAGGGCCAGACGCTGGGGATCCAGTCCGGCTCGCGAGTCGCATGCGTACCGACGGTCTGTCCGCCATTTCAACGCCACACCTGAAGCCCTCCAGGGTTTCCGTGACTTCAAGGAGGCGCACAAATGCGCAAGAACCGACTCTCGGCAACACTTGCAAGTTCAGCGGTCGCAGCAGGAGCTGTGATGGGTACCGCCGTTGCTACCGGCCAGCCGGCCACCGCCGCACCCGCTCAACCGCCGAGCGGTGACCAGTTGGTCCATAACTTCATGGTCGCCAACAATCTCCTCAAGTTCGAGCATGGGGCCTACTGGCACGTCGTGAACGGGGAGATGGTCTTCGCCAAGGACCCCGCCTTCACGGCGGCTTCTGCTCCGGTCCAGCACACCTTCTCCGCACCCCCCGCGACGCACCAGGCCGTGGCCTCGTCGTCCAACTCGAGTGCTTCGGGTGGGGTCTGGGCCCAGCTTCGCCAGTGCGAGTCGGGTGGCAACTACTCGACCAACACCGGCAACGGCTACGGAGGCGCATACCAGTTCAGCCAGTCCACCTGGTCCGGTATCGGTATGCCCGGCAGCCCGGCCTCGGCTTCCCCTGCACAGCAGGATGCCGCGGCGCAGAAGCTGCAGGCCTCGAGTGGTTGGGGCTCCTGGCCCGCCTGCTCGGCCAAGCTCGGCCTTCGCTGAGCTGACAGGCCAAATCCTCCGGCGCAACGCCGGACCGTGACGCGCCGACCGGGGTCCGCAAGGGGCCCCGGTCGTTGCGCGTCCGGGCCTCGCGCCCACTTTCGACAAGACGTGGAACAGGACGAGACCCGAATGCTGGCGCCGACGCCCATGATGCGGTCGAATTGTCCGTCTCACGAAAGGGAAGGTGGCTGGCCATGCTCGAAGGCGAAGCACCGCGATCGGGAGGTCGGCCCGACAGCGGGAGGATCGTCGTCGGAGTGGACGCCTCCTCCGGGGCCCGGCAGGCCCTGACCTGGGCCCTGGCCGAGGCGAAGCTGCGGGGCGCCGCCTTGGAGGTCGTCCACTCCTGGAGCTATCCGGAGCGGGCGCCGAAGGCCTCGCCGACCCCCGGCCAGACGGTCACGGTCGAGGCGCTCGAGGAGGACGCCCTCCAGGTCGTGGAGGAGAGCCTCGCCGGCCTCGCCGTCAGCGAGGGCCTCGATCTCCGCCGGCACGTGGCGCCGGCGCCGGCGGCGCTGGCGCTGGTGGAAGCGGCCGAGGGCGCCCACCTGCTGGTGGTCGGGGCGCGGGGCAGGGGAGGGTTCTCCGGCCTCCTGCTCGGCTCGGTCGCCCAGCAGTGCGCCCAGCACACACCGTGTCCACTCGTGATCGTGCCCGCGCCCGGCGAGCGCTTCGAGTTCGACCCCGGCCGCGCCCGCACCGAGTTCGCCTCGTTGTAGGGCCTGACGCTCTGTTAGGTTTCAGCCCGAGCGCTCGCCATGTACCTCGACTACACGACCGAGCAGAATGAGCTGCGCCAGCAGCTGCGCCAGTATTTCGCGCGGCTGCTTCCTGACGACGTGCGCACCGAGCTCGGCGGCCCGGGCGAGGGCGGCCCCCTCTACCGCCGGCTCGTGCGTCAGATGGGGGCCGACGGATGGCTGGGCATCGGCTGGCCCCGCGAGCAGGGCGGACAGGGGCGGCCGCCGACCGACCAGTTCATCTTCTTCGACGAGGCACAGCGGGCGGGGGCGCCGATCCCGTTCGTCACCCTGAACACGGTCGGGCCGACGCTCATGAGGTTCGGCTCCGACGACCAGAAGGCGCGCTTCCTGCCCGGCATCCTCGGCGGCGAGATCCACTTCGCCATCGGCTACACCGAGCCCGAGGCGGGGACCGACCTGGCGTCGCTGCGGACCAGGGCCGTCCTCGACGGCGACGAGTACGTCGTCAACGGCAGCAAGATCTTCACCAGCGGGGCCAACGACGCCGACTACATCTGGCTGGCCGTCCGCACCGACCCTGACGCGCCCAAGCACAAGGGGATCTCCATCCTGCTCGTGCCGACGGCCTCTCCCGGCTTCAAGGCGTCGCCGATCGTGACCGTGGGCGGGGTCCGCACCAACGCCACCTACTACGACGACCTGCGGGTACCGGCCGCCAACCTGGTGGGACGGGAGAACGAGGGCTGGCGCATGATCACGACCCAGCTCAATCACGAGCGGGTCGGGCTGGCCGCCATGGGTGGGATGGCGCACCGTCTGTGGGACGAGGTGCTGGCGTGGGCCGCGGCAACGCCCGCCGACGGCGGGGCCACGGTGCTCGACCAGCCGTGGGTGCAGATGGACCTGGCCCGGACGCACGCCCGCCTCGAAGCCATGAAGCTGCTCAACTGGCGCATGACGGCCGACACGGCCGCCGGCACGCTCAACCCGGGGGACTCCTCGGCGGTCAAGGTCTACGGCACCGAGTGCCTGATCGACGTCTACCGGACGCTGCTCGGGATCCTGGGACCGCTCGGCTATCTGCCGGCCTCCGAATCGGGCGCCGTGCTGCGCGGTGACCTCGAGCGGGCGGCGCGCGCCGCCCAGGTCAACACCTTCGGCGGTGGAGTCAACGAGGTCCAGCGCGAGATCGTGGCCAGCGTGGGCCTCGGGATGGCCCGCGCACCACGGTGAGCGACCCGTTCCTGGAGAATGCGCGGTCCTTCGAGGGTCGTCCGGTCGGGCCCCCCGAGCTGGGTGCCGACCCCGTCAACCAGCCCATGATCCGGCACTGGTGCGAGGCCATCGGTGACGACAACCCGATCTACACCGACCCGGAGGCGGCGGCCCGGTCGGTTCACGGCGGCATCGTGGCCCCTCCGGTCATGCTCCAGGCCTGGGTCATGCGGGGCATCAAGCCCCGCCCGACCAGCGGCGGGAACGCGCGCGACGAGCTCATGGCCATGCTCGACGCCGCCGCCTTCACCTCTGTTGTCGCCACCGACTGCGAGCAGGAGTACCACCGCTACCTCCATCCCGGCGACCACCTGTCGATGACGTCGACGATCGAGTCGATCTCCGAGGAGAAGCGCACGGCGCTCGGCGCCGGCCACTTCGTCACCACGCGCAGCGACTATCACGACCAGCGGGGCGAGCTGGTCGGCAGCATGCGCTTCCGGATCCTGAAGTTTCGACCGGCGCAGACGAGGACACAGGATCGTCCGAGGCGGCCCCGCCCGGCGCTGACCCAGGACAACGCCTTTTTCTTCGAAGGAGCTCGGCAGGGCCGCCTGCTGATCCAACGGTGTGCCTCGTGCGGCGTCCTGCGTCATCCGCCGCATGCGATGTGCTCGCGGTGTCGGTCGTTCGACTGGGACACGGTCGAGGCCAGTGGGCGGGCGGCGCTGTACAGCTTCGTCGTCGTCCATTATCCCGAGGTGCCCGCCTTCGACTACCCCCTCGTCGTCGGCCTGGTCGAGCTGGAGGAGGGCACCCGGCTGGTGACCGACGTGGTCGGCGTCGACCCGAGCGACGTGTGCATCGGCATGCCGCTCGAGCTCGAGATGGTCGCCTTCGACGACGAGCTCACCCTGCCCCAGTTCCACCCGGTGGCCAGCTGATGGACTTCACGCTGTCGGAGGAGCAGCAGGCGATCGCCGACCTGGCGGCCAGGATCTTCGAGGACCAGGCGACCCCGGCACGGGTGAAGGAAATCGAAGGGGGAACCGACCGCTTCGACCGCGCCCTGTGGTCCAAGCTCGCCGAGGCCAACCTCCTCGGCATCGCCCTGCCGGACGACGCCGGTGGGAGCGGGTACGGGATCGTCGAGCTGTGCCTGCTGCTCGAGCAGCAGGGGAGGCGGGTGGCGCCGGTGCCGCTGCTCCCCACCTTGGCCATGGGGGCGTTGCCCATCGCCGAGCTGGGCACGCCCGAGCAGCGGGCCCGCTGGCTGCCCGGCGTCGTCGAGGGCCACACCATCCTCACCGCGGCGCTGGCCGACGTCGGTTCCGGCACCCTCGGGCCGGGCGTCGCGGCCACGCCCGATGGCGCCGCCTGGCGGCTCGACGGCACGGCGATGAGCGTGCCCGCCGCCCATCTCGCGGCCAGGGTGCTGGTGCCCGCCCGCCTACCGGGCGGCGGTCTCGGCGCCTTTCTGGTCGATCCCGCCGGGCCTGGCGTGGCCCGCCAGCTGGCCCAGACCACCGACCGGGGGATCGCCGCCCACCTCTCGTTCGCCGGCGCGCCCGTCGGGCCCGAGGACGTGCTCGGGAGCCCGGACCGGGGCGACAGCACCGTCGGTTGGGTGCTCGACCGGGCCGTGGCCGCGTTGTGCGCCCTCCAGGTGGGGGTGGCCGAGGAGGCCCTCAGGATGGCGGCCGAGTACACCTCCGGTCGTCACCAGTTCGGTCGGCCGCTGGCCACCTTCCAGGGAGCGGCCCTCAGGGCCGCCGACGCCTACATCGACACCGAGGCCATGCGGGCGACGATGTGGCAGGCGGCGTGGAGGCTGGCGCGAGGTATCGACGCCACTGACGCGGTGGCGGTGGCCAAGTGGTGGGCAGCCGACGGCGGGCACCGGGTGGTGCACACCACCCAGCACCTGCACGGTGGCCTGGGAGCCGACGTGGACTATCCCATCCACCGCTACTTCCTGTGGGGCAAGCAGATCGAGGTGACGCTGGGCGGCGCCAGCCAGCAGCTGGCCCGGCTGGGCCGGCAGATCGCGGCGGCGAACAGATGACGACCACGACCACCCTCGCCTACGACGACGTGCGCGTCGGTGATCAGCTGCCCGAGCTGGCGATCCCGCTCACCCGCACGCTCATCGTCGCTACCGCCATCGCCTCGCGCGACTACCAGGACGTACACCACGACCCCGGCCTGGCCCATGATCGCGGGTCCAAGGACATCTTCATGAACATCCTGAGCACCAACGGGTTCGTGGGCCGGTTCATCACCGACTGGGCCGGCCCGGACGCCGTGCTCGAGCGGGTGAAGATCCGCCTCGGTGCTCCCAACTACCCCGGCGACACCATGGTCATGACCGGCACCATCACCGCAAAGGAAGACGGGGTCGTCGAGGTGGCGGTGAAGGGTGCGAACAGCCTGGGCGATCACGTGTCCGGCACCGTGCGGTTGGCGCTGCCGCGGTCGTCAAGATGACGAGCTCCAACCAGCTGGCCGACAGGGCGGCGATCGTGGGGATCGGCGCCACGGAGTTCTCCAAGGACTCCGGGCGCAGCGAGATGCGCCTGGCCGTCGAGGCCACGGCGGCCGCGCTCGACGATGCCGGCATCGACCCGGCCCAGGTCGACGGGATGGTCACGTTCACCATGGACGGCAACCCCGAGATCGAGATCGCCCGCAACCTCGGGATCGGAGCGCTCACCTTCTTCAGCCGCATCCACCACGGGGGAGGAGCCGCCTGCGCCACCGTCGCCCAGGCCGCCATGGCGGTCGCCACCGGCGCCGCCGACATCGTGGTCTGCTACCGGGCGTTCAACGAACGATCGGGCCGGCGCTTCGGGGCCGGCGTGCAGGACCGGCCACCCATGCCGACGGCGGAGAGCGCCCACTTCAGCTGGTACGCCCCCTTCGGCCTGCTCACGCCGGCGCAGTGGGTCGCCATGTTCGCCACCCGCTACATGCACGAGTACGGAGCCACCAGTGAGGACTTCGGCCGGGTGGCGGTGGCCGACCGCCGGCACGCGGCGAGCAACCCGGCGGCCTGGTTCTACGAGCAGCCCATCACCCTTGAGGACCACCAGCGCTCACGCTGGATCGTCGAGCCGCTGCACCTGCTCGACTGCTGTCAGGAGAGCGACGGCGCCCAGGCCCTCGTGGTGACCAGCCGCGAGCGCGCCGCCGACCTCCCTCAGCCCCCGGCGGTCATCCGTGCCGCGGCGCAGGGCGCGGGCGACGAACAGGACATGATGACCAGCTACTACCGCGACAGCATCACCGGGCTGCCCGAGATGGGGCTCGTCGCCCGTCAGCTGTGGGCGACGGCGGGGATCGGACCCGCCGACGTCCAGACGGCGGTCATCTACGACCACTTCACCCCGTTCGTGCTGTGCCAGCTGGAGGAGTTCGGCTTCTGCGGCCGGGGCGAGGCCAAGGACTTTCTCCGCGACGGCAACGTCGAGCTCGACGGCGCGCTACCGATCAACACCCACGGCGGGCAGCTCGGTGAGGCGTACATCCACGGCATGAACGGAATCGCCGAGGGCGTTCGCCAGGTGCGAGGGACGTCGGTCAACCAGGTCAAGGGGGCGGAGCACGTCCTCGTCACGGCCGGCACCGGGGTGCCCACCAGCGGACTGATCCTGGGCGTCGACCGCTAACCGCGATCGCCGCTGGCATCGACCGGGTCGGGCGGTCCGATGGCGGACGCCTCTGGACCGAGCTCCTCCACATAGCCGGGGTGGACGACCTTCCATCGTTCTCCCCACGCCAGCGGGGTCGCTCCGTCGAGGTCCTTGCCGAGCCGGTCGAGGCATTCGTGCCAGCCGGCGGCGTCGCGAGCAGCCTTGCCGAGCTCGTCGAAGGTGTCGGTGAGGGTGAGCGTGCACCCGTCGCCGCTGGGCACGATCTCCAGCCGGATCGTGTCCGGCCCCCAGCGGAACTCGAGCGCCGAGCCGTCTTCGACTTCCAGCACCTCGCCCCCGAACGTGGGGAACTCACCGTGGAACTCGAGCTTGGAGCCGACCACCCACTCGCCGACGATCCGTCCGGGGAACCAGGTCTCGAGGTGCGCGGGCTCGGTGATGGCCCGCCACACCTTCGGCGCCGGGTGCCGCAGCTCACGGATGAAGCGCAGCCGCCAGCTCTCACCTACTTGCTCGAGTACGCCGTCCACGTCGCTCTCCTTTCAGGGCCGGAGGGTTGTCCATGTCGTCCAGGTGATCTTCGAGGGCGTCGAGGCTGGAGCTCCACAGTGCCCGGTAGGGCGCGATCCAGTCGTCGAGCTCGCGCAACGGCTCGACCCGCACCCGGTACAAGCGGCGCTGGGCGTCCACCCGCGCTTCGACGAGACCGGCGTGGCGCAGCACACCGAGATGCTTGGACACCGCCGGCTGGCTCACGGCCAGCGCGTGTACCAGCTCGCCGACGGGTCGCTCCCCGTCGCGCAGTAGGTCCAGGATCCGTCGCCGGTTAGGTTCGGCCAGCGCCTCGAACGTCATCATCGACGCTAGTATGTATTACCAGCTATATATCTGTCAAGGGATATGAGCGTACCTCGACCGGCACACGACGAGCGGCTGCGCGAGCCCCGGCGGAGTCTCGATCAGCCCGCGTCGAGCGAGCTCAGTCGCCCCCTGGCGGTGAACGCGTCACGGAGCCCGGCGCTGTCGTCGGCGGTCATGCGGCGGTACTTCCCCGACGCCGTTGGCCGCCACCACACGGGGTCGCTGCAATCCCAGCGCTCCCGCCGCAACACCCGCTTGAGCACCTTGCTCGTCGGCGTGACCGGGAGGTGGTCGGTGACGCGTACGAAGCGGGGCGCCCATTTCGTGCCCAGATCGGGCTGCGCGGCGAGGAACTCGGCCAGCCCCACGGGGTCGAGCTCGCGCCCCGGCCTCAGCTGCAGGGCGGCCATCACCTGGTCGCCCACCTCGGGGTCGGGGATGGCGTACACCACCGCTAGCAGCACATCCGGATGGCGGGCGAGAATGCGCTCGACCGGGGCGGCGGCGAAGTTCTCGCCGTCGACCCGGAGCCAGTCGAAGCCCCTACCGGCGAAATAGAAATAGCCCTTTGCGTCCCGGTAGGCGAGGTCACCGGTCCGGTACACGCCGTCCCGCACCCGCTCGGCATCGGCTTCCTCGTTCCTCCAGTAGCCCTCGAAGCCGGTGCCCTGCGAGCGCGACGACAGCTCGCCGATCGCGGCCGCAGGGTTGAGCAACCGCCCGTGCTCGTCGAACTCGGCCGGCGGGCACTCCTCGCCCGTCTCGAGGTCCAGTACCACCGTGCCCTCGGGAGCGCGACCGAGCGCGCCCGGCGGCATGTCCGGTGTGCGCCCGACCGTGACCCCGCCCTCCGTGGACCCATAGGCGTCGACCACCCGGCATCCGAACCGGACGCCGAAGCGCTCGAGGTCCAGGTCCGCACCTTCGTTGCCGAAGGCGAGGACGAGCGGGTTGTCGGCGTCGTCGGGCGCCTCGGGCGTGGCCAGGATGTACGACAGCGGCTTGCCCACGTAGTTGAAAAAGGTGGCCCCGAACCTCCGTATGTCGGGAAGGAAGCCTGACGCCGAGAACCTCCGCCGCAGCGCGGTGGCCGCGCCCGACGCCAGGCTCGGGGCCCAGCCCGCCATCAGCGCGTTCGAGTGGAACAAGGGCATGACCTCGTAACAGATGTCGTCCGGAGTGAGGCCGAAGTTCTTGCCCGCTGCCTGTCCGATACGGGCCAGACGGCCCTGTGAGCAGATGCAGGCCTTGGGCTGTCCGGACGTGCCGGAGGTGAAGAGCAGGAGGTAGCGCGACTGCGGGGTCGGCCGCTCCTCGGGCAGCGCCCTTCCCTTCGAGTCGGCCAGCAGCGCGCGGTACGGCTCCGACTCGACGTCGAGCACGCGGTCGTCGGACATCCCCAGATCGAGCCCGTCGAGGAGGGGCCGGTGGCCTGGCTCGGTGACGATCAGCTGGCACTCGGTGTGGGCGATGTCCCGCTCCAGCTCGGCCCCGCGCCGGGTCG includes:
- a CDS encoding NAD(P)-dependent oxidoreductase → MATLRGEKILFTGPTGQVGKPLALALAEDNEVWGLARFKDPAAQAEIESGGVRCVAHNLATDDFGSLPDDFTYVLNFSVVKSGRWDRDLAANAESVGLLMQHCRRAKAFLHCSSTAVYQADGHRRLAETDALGDNHRVLMPTYSITKIAAEAMARAGARQWGLPTTIARLNVPYGDNGGWPLFHLEMILAGQPIAVHTNAPSIFNPIHDTDIIAMVPRLLEVAGVPATIVNWAGKDAVSIEEWSAYLGHLVGIEPRFEHTDQVLESVTTDNTRLHGLVGETMVDWRDGMRRMVAAHHPELTLAGAE
- a CDS encoding DUF3817 domain-containing protein, whose product is MSGALLRYRIMAYVVGVGLLILVLVGVPLKYAAGSPGVVAVVGPIHGILYIVYLLTAYDLARRGRWTLAQMAEVVGAGFVPFLAFVVERQVTSRVERELR
- a CDS encoding peroxiredoxin produces the protein MRTGDQVPDFELTADNGQSVRLYDELGQGPVVLFFYPKAMTPGCTTESCHFRDLGGEFGALGARRLGISADPVERQQQFTAKHDFDFPLLSDTDRRVAKAFGVKRPGPLFNRRATFVIGTDRRLLASIASELKMEKHADEALAVLRAAQSTSGS
- a CDS encoding sulfite exporter TauE/SafE family protein, with the translated sequence MSASTALAIFAAGLAAGTVNTIVGSGSLITFPTLLAIGYPAVTANVTNTVGLVPGVASGSIGYRRELAGQRPRLLVLGVPAVAGGITGAVLLLVLPGSVFRRIVPVLILVACGLVLAQPALSRRLAARRGSDEHHGGVGLLATVFATGVYGGYFGAAQGVMLIALLAIFLSDDLQRLNAAKNVLALLVNGAAAIIFVAAAHVAWGAAGVLAAGSIIGGQLGATVGRRLSPTLLRTLIVVVGVAVSIDLLV
- a CDS encoding DUF3039 domain-containing protein, translated to MSQVDTTPDVAPVNTDPLIDDGDHERMTHIVLGGLRTDKDEFVPTGTSVAEGIINQVPVRALCGKVWVPGRDPRRYPLCPTCKEIAQSYGWQVPAG
- a CDS encoding transglycosylase family protein, with protein sequence MGTAVATGQPATAAPAQPPSGDQLVHNFMVANNLLKFEHGAYWHVVNGEMVFAKDPAFTAASAPVQHTFSAPPATHQAVASSSNSSASGGVWAQLRQCESGGNYSTNTGNGYGGAYQFSQSTWSGIGMPGSPASASPAQQDAAAQKLQASSGWGSWPACSAKLGLR
- a CDS encoding universal stress protein, whose translation is MLEGEAPRSGGRPDSGRIVVGVDASSGARQALTWALAEAKLRGAALEVVHSWSYPERAPKASPTPGQTVTVEALEEDALQVVEESLAGLAVSEGLDLRRHVAPAPAALALVEAAEGAHLLVVGARGRGGFSGLLLGSVAQQCAQHTPCPLVIVPAPGERFEFDPGRARTEFASL
- a CDS encoding acyl-CoA dehydrogenase family protein; this encodes MYLDYTTEQNELRQQLRQYFARLLPDDVRTELGGPGEGGPLYRRLVRQMGADGWLGIGWPREQGGQGRPPTDQFIFFDEAQRAGAPIPFVTLNTVGPTLMRFGSDDQKARFLPGILGGEIHFAIGYTEPEAGTDLASLRTRAVLDGDEYVVNGSKIFTSGANDADYIWLAVRTDPDAPKHKGISILLVPTASPGFKASPIVTVGGVRTNATYYDDLRVPAANLVGRENEGWRMITTQLNHERVGLAAMGGMAHRLWDEVLAWAAATPADGGATVLDQPWVQMDLARTHARLEAMKLLNWRMTADTAAGTLNPGDSSAVKVYGTECLIDVYRTLLGILGPLGYLPASESGAVLRGDLERAARAAQVNTFGGGVNEVQREIVASVGLGMARAPR
- a CDS encoding bifunctional MaoC family dehydratase N-terminal/OB-fold nucleic acid binding domain-containing protein; translated protein: MSDPFLENARSFEGRPVGPPELGADPVNQPMIRHWCEAIGDDNPIYTDPEAAARSVHGGIVAPPVMLQAWVMRGIKPRPTSGGNARDELMAMLDAAAFTSVVATDCEQEYHRYLHPGDHLSMTSTIESISEEKRTALGAGHFVTTRSDYHDQRGELVGSMRFRILKFRPAQTRTQDRPRRPRPALTQDNAFFFEGARQGRLLIQRCASCGVLRHPPHAMCSRCRSFDWDTVEASGRAALYSFVVVHYPEVPAFDYPLVVGLVELEEGTRLVTDVVGVDPSDVCIGMPLELEMVAFDDELTLPQFHPVAS